In one Staphylococcus lutrae genomic region, the following are encoded:
- a CDS encoding Mini-ribonuclease 3 — protein MDKRVNITLLNPLSLAYVGDAVLDQYVRTYIILKLQSKPNRLHQEAKRFVSAKSQAETLMRLVENDWFTDEEYMIVKRGRNAKSYTKAKNTDVQTYRKSSGLEAVLGFLYLNQQTERLEALLKTIVEYVEERR, from the coding sequence GTGGATAAAAGGGTCAATATTACGTTGCTCAACCCACTATCATTAGCCTATGTCGGCGATGCGGTACTCGACCAATACGTACGAACGTACATCATCTTAAAACTTCAAAGCAAACCGAATCGGCTCCATCAAGAGGCGAAACGATTTGTCTCTGCTAAAAGCCAGGCGGAAACGTTAATGCGTTTAGTAGAGAATGATTGGTTTACTGATGAAGAGTACATGATTGTGAAGCGTGGACGCAACGCCAAAAGTTATACGAAAGCGAAGAATACAGATGTCCAAACGTATCGGAAAAGTTCGGGTTTAGAAGCAGTACTCGGTTTTTTATATCTAAATCAACAAACAGAACGATTGGAAGCATTATTAAAAACCATTGTTGAATATGTGGAAGAAAGGCGTTGA
- the cysE gene encoding serine O-acetyltransferase: MIVIRRMIDDVKMVFEQDPAARSTLEVITTYAGLHAVWSHLIAHRLYKKKRYTLARVISQISRFYTGIEIHPGAKIGRRLFIDHGMGVVIGETCTIGDNVTIYQGVTLGGTGKEKGKRHPDIGDNVLIAAGSKVLGNIKVHSNVNIGANSVVLSDVPSYSTVVGIPGRIVKQDGKRIGKTFDHLDLPDPIYEQLKQLERQLEQTKNGEIKDDYII; the protein is encoded by the coding sequence ATGATTGTGATACGACGGATGATAGATGATGTCAAAATGGTATTTGAACAAGATCCAGCAGCACGCTCAACTTTAGAAGTCATTACAACATATGCAGGTTTACATGCGGTGTGGAGTCACTTGATTGCGCACCGTTTGTACAAGAAGAAACGTTACACACTTGCACGTGTGATTTCACAAATTTCCCGCTTTTATACTGGAATTGAAATCCACCCGGGAGCTAAAATTGGACGACGTTTATTTATTGACCACGGCATGGGTGTTGTGATTGGTGAAACATGTACGATCGGCGATAATGTGACGATCTATCAAGGTGTGACACTGGGCGGTACTGGGAAGGAAAAAGGAAAACGGCATCCGGACATTGGGGACAATGTTTTAATTGCAGCGGGCTCTAAGGTGTTAGGTAATATTAAAGTGCATTCAAATGTGAATATTGGTGCGAATTCTGTTGTGTTAAGCGATGTGCCGAGTTACTCGACGGTGGTGGGTATACCGGGTCGGATTGTTAAGCAAGACGGAAAACGAATTGGGAAAACGTTTGATCATCTCGATTTACCAGATCCAATTTATGAACAGTTGAAGCAGCTTGAACGACAACTTGAACAAACTAAAAATGGAGAGATTAAAGATGATTACATTATATAA
- the cysS gene encoding cysteine--tRNA ligase, which translates to MITLYNTLTRQKEKFKPIEPGKVKMYVCGPTVYNYIHIGNARPAINYDVVRRYFEYKGYEVNYVSNFTDVDDKLIKRAQELGETVPEIADRYIKAFHEDTAALNVKPATCNPRVMDHMDEIIQFIQKLVDEGFAYESGGDVYFRTRKFEDYGKLSHQSLDDLKVGARIEQGENKEDALDFTLWKKAKPNEISWDSPFGEGRPGWHIECSVMAFEKLGPTIDIHAGGSDLQFPHHENEIAQSEAHNHAPFANYWMHNGFINIDNEKMSKSLGNFILVHDIIKEVDPDVLRFFMISVHYRSPINYNLELVEAAKSGLARIRNSYDALNAREAVATNLTDDGAILTQIEQILAQFETVMDDDFNTANAITAWYDLVKLANKYLLEDHTSTQVIQRFKAVFETFSDILGVPLTSNQGDMLLDEEIEKLIEARNEARKAKDYARADEIRAQLKAQNIILEDTPQGVRYKRG; encoded by the coding sequence ATGATTACATTATATAATACATTAACGCGTCAAAAGGAAAAGTTTAAACCAATTGAACCAGGCAAAGTAAAAATGTACGTGTGTGGGCCGACAGTATATAATTACATTCATATCGGGAATGCACGCCCAGCAATCAATTACGATGTGGTTCGTCGTTACTTTGAATATAAAGGTTATGAAGTGAACTATGTCTCTAATTTTACAGATGTGGATGACAAATTAATCAAACGGGCGCAGGAGTTGGGTGAGACTGTTCCGGAAATTGCAGACCGTTATATCAAAGCGTTTCATGAAGATACTGCCGCATTAAATGTAAAACCAGCCACATGTAATCCACGGGTAATGGATCATATGGATGAAATTATTCAATTTATTCAAAAACTAGTGGATGAAGGTTTTGCTTATGAGAGTGGTGGAGATGTTTACTTTAGAACACGTAAGTTTGAAGATTACGGTAAGTTGAGTCATCAATCTTTAGATGATTTAAAGGTAGGCGCCCGGATTGAACAAGGTGAAAATAAGGAAGATGCGCTCGACTTTACGCTTTGGAAAAAAGCAAAGCCGAATGAGATTAGTTGGGATAGCCCGTTTGGTGAAGGGCGTCCGGGTTGGCATATCGAATGTTCAGTTATGGCATTTGAAAAATTAGGGCCAACAATTGACATTCATGCGGGTGGAAGTGATTTACAATTTCCACATCATGAAAATGAAATTGCACAATCAGAAGCACATAATCACGCACCGTTTGCAAATTACTGGATGCATAACGGCTTCATTAATATTGATAATGAAAAGATGAGTAAGTCTTTAGGGAACTTTATCTTAGTTCACGATATTATCAAAGAAGTCGATCCTGATGTTTTACGCTTTTTTATGATTAGTGTGCATTACAGAAGTCCAATCAATTATAATTTAGAGCTTGTCGAAGCGGCTAAAAGTGGCTTGGCGCGTATTCGTAACAGCTACGACGCTTTGAATGCACGTGAAGCGGTAGCGACGAATTTAACTGATGATGGGGCAATATTAACGCAAATCGAGCAGATTTTAGCGCAGTTTGAAACAGTCATGGATGATGATTTTAATACAGCGAATGCGATTACCGCGTGGTACGATTTAGTTAAGCTTGCGAACAAGTATTTGTTAGAAGACCATACGTCGACACAAGTCATTCAGCGTTTTAAAGCTGTATTTGAGACATTTAGTGACATTTTAGGGGTGCCATTGACTTCGAATCAAGGGGATATGCTACTTGATGAAGAGATTGAAAAATTGATTGAGGCACGAAATGAAGCGCGAAAAGCGAAAGATTATGCACGTGCAGATGAAATTAGAGCACAGTTGAAAGCACAAAACATTATATTAGAAGATACGCCACAAGGTGTGAGATATAAACGTGGATAA
- the gltX gene encoding glutamate--tRNA ligase produces the protein MSNRVRVRYAPSPTGYLHIGNARTALFNYLFAKHYDGDFIIRIEDTDTQRNLADGESSQFENLKWLGLDWDESVDQDKGYGPYRQSERGDIYRPLIEQLLAEDKAYKCYMTEDELEAERQAQIARGEMPRYGGKHAHLTEAERQQFEAEGRQPSIRFRVPQDKTYTFNDMVKGPVSFESDNFGDWVIVKKDGIPTYNFAVAVDDHYMEISDVIRGDDHISNTPKQLMIYEAFGWTPPKFGHMTLIVNEQRKKLSKRDGQILQFIEQYRDLGYLPEALFNFIALLGWSPEGEEEIFSKDELIKMFTEKRLSKSPAFFDKQKLAWINNQYMKEKDADTVFEMTLPHMIKAGLLPESPSESELDWGRKLVALYQEQMSYAGEIVPLSELFFRDEKELDEASQEVLNGEQVPELMQVLHSKLTTLENFEAAEIKKTIKEVQKETGIKGKQLFMPIRVAVTGQMHGPELPNTMEVLGKEKVLGRIQSLL, from the coding sequence ATGAGTAACCGAGTGAGAGTAAGATATGCGCCAAGTCCGACAGGTTATCTGCATATTGGTAACGCACGTACGGCATTGTTTAACTATTTATTCGCCAAACATTATGACGGAGATTTTATTATCCGTATTGAAGATACAGATACACAACGTAATTTAGCCGATGGGGAATCATCACAATTCGAGAATTTGAAATGGTTAGGTCTAGATTGGGATGAATCTGTAGATCAAGATAAAGGTTATGGTCCTTATCGTCAATCAGAGCGTGGAGACATTTATCGCCCATTAATTGAACAGTTATTAGCTGAAGACAAAGCTTACAAATGTTATATGACGGAAGATGAATTAGAAGCAGAACGTCAAGCACAAATTGCACGTGGTGAAATGCCACGTTATGGGGGCAAACATGCGCACTTGACAGAGGCGGAGCGCCAACAATTTGAGGCTGAAGGACGACAACCTTCTATTCGTTTCCGTGTTCCTCAAGATAAAACGTATACGTTCAATGATATGGTCAAGGGGCCTGTATCATTTGAATCAGACAATTTTGGGGATTGGGTTATCGTAAAAAAAGACGGTATTCCGACGTATAATTTTGCGGTGGCAGTAGACGACCATTATATGGAAATCTCAGACGTTATCCGTGGCGACGACCACATTTCTAATACACCTAAACAATTGATGATATATGAGGCGTTTGGTTGGACACCGCCGAAGTTTGGACATATGACGTTAATTGTTAATGAGCAACGCAAAAAGCTCAGCAAGCGTGACGGTCAAATTTTACAATTTATTGAGCAATATAGAGATTTAGGATACTTACCAGAAGCGTTATTTAATTTTATCGCTTTGTTAGGCTGGTCTCCAGAAGGGGAAGAAGAAATTTTCTCTAAAGATGAATTGATCAAGATGTTTACTGAAAAACGTTTGTCTAAATCGCCTGCCTTTTTCGATAAACAAAAATTGGCGTGGATTAACAATCAATATATGAAAGAAAAAGATGCGGATACAGTGTTTGAAATGACATTACCGCACATGATTAAAGCAGGATTGCTTCCTGAGTCACCATCAGAGTCTGAATTGGATTGGGGACGTAAATTGGTTGCACTCTATCAAGAACAAATGAGCTATGCCGGTGAAATTGTACCATTATCTGAGTTGTTCTTCCGCGATGAGAAAGAATTGGATGAGGCGTCACAAGAAGTACTTAACGGTGAACAAGTGCCAGAATTGATGCAAGTCCTCCATAGTAAATTGACGACACTTGAAAACTTTGAAGCGGCTGAAATTAAAAAGACGATTAAAGAAGTCCAAAAAGAGACAGGGATCAAAGGAAAGCAATTGTTCATGCCAATTCGTGTAGCGGTCACAGGACAAATGCACGGTCCGGAATTGCCAAATACGATGGAAGTACTAGGCAAAGAAAAAGTCCTCGGCCGTATCCAAAGCTTATTATAA
- the ispD gene encoding 2-C-methyl-D-erythritol 4-phosphate cytidylyltransferase yields MANYHVIIPAAGTGKRMGRSYNKLFIDVSGRSILEHTIAVFQADSHCESIHLAIHPRDEQSLQTLIKPYDKVKALVIGGSERQDSIARVIQSVSFSDEEVVLVHDGARPFVKHETIHEVTTAIQQYGAAIVGVQTKDTIKRVTQQFVAETLDRTTLWQVQTPQGATFGKLKAAYEHARKQQITGTDDASLLEANGQRVYMVEGDYDNIKLTTEEDLTYAEAILEKRR; encoded by the coding sequence ATGGCAAATTATCACGTGATTATACCGGCCGCGGGCACGGGAAAGCGGATGGGACGTTCGTATAATAAGTTATTTATCGACGTGTCGGGACGCAGTATTTTGGAACATACGATAGCGGTTTTTCAGGCGGATTCCCATTGCGAGAGTATTCATCTGGCCATTCACCCGAGAGATGAACAATCACTTCAGACATTGATTAAACCTTATGATAAAGTAAAGGCTCTAGTTATCGGAGGAAGTGAACGCCAAGACAGTATTGCACGTGTGATACAAAGTGTGTCATTTTCGGATGAAGAGGTTGTCCTAGTCCATGACGGTGCGCGCCCTTTTGTTAAACATGAGACGATTCATGAAGTGACAACCGCGATTCAACAATACGGGGCTGCAATTGTAGGGGTTCAGACTAAAGATACTATTAAACGTGTGACACAGCAATTCGTCGCTGAAACGTTAGATCGTACGACGTTATGGCAGGTGCAAACCCCTCAAGGTGCCACTTTTGGTAAGTTGAAGGCAGCTTATGAACACGCGCGGAAGCAACAAATTACGGGGACTGATGATGCCTCGCTTCTGGAAGCAAATGGACAGCGCGTCTATATGGTTGAAGGCGATTACGATAATATTAAATTAACAACAGAAGAAGATTTGACTTATGCTGAAGCAATATTAGAAAAAAGGAGATGA
- the rlmB gene encoding 23S rRNA (guanosine(2251)-2'-O)-methyltransferase RlmB yields MDSEIIVGRHAVREAVISGHSINKILIQDSMKKQQIEDILKLAKSSKLVVQEVPKSKLDQISSAPHQGVAAYVAPYEYEDLEHFLIRQAQQEHLSTVLILDGLEDPHNLGSILRTADATGVDGIIIPKRRSVALTQTVAKASTGAIQHVPVIRVTNLSQTIDVLKDKGYWVAGTEANHATDYREMQADMPLAIVIGSEGQGMSRRVKEKCDFYIKIPMVGHVNSLNASVAASLMMYEVFRKRHPIGGDK; encoded by the coding sequence ATGGACTCGGAAATTATTGTGGGTCGCCATGCAGTGAGAGAAGCAGTCATATCAGGTCACAGCATCAATAAAATTTTAATCCAAGATAGCATGAAGAAACAGCAAATTGAAGATATTTTAAAACTTGCGAAATCATCAAAACTCGTTGTCCAAGAGGTGCCAAAATCTAAATTAGATCAAATTTCAAGTGCGCCACATCAAGGGGTAGCTGCATATGTTGCACCATATGAGTATGAAGATTTAGAGCATTTTTTAATACGACAAGCACAACAGGAACATTTATCAACGGTGTTAATTCTAGATGGTTTAGAAGACCCACATAACTTAGGTTCGATTTTGAGAACGGCAGACGCGACGGGGGTGGATGGCATTATCATTCCGAAACGGCGCTCGGTGGCATTGACGCAAACCGTTGCAAAAGCGTCAACAGGTGCGATTCAACACGTGCCTGTCATTCGCGTGACGAACTTATCTCAAACGATAGATGTGCTCAAAGATAAAGGGTATTGGGTCGCGGGCACTGAGGCGAATCATGCGACAGACTATCGTGAGATGCAAGCAGACATGCCTTTAGCCATCGTGATTGGGAGTGAAGGACAAGGCATGAGTCGTCGTGTAAAAGAAAAATGTGACTTTTACATTAAAATTCCGATGGTCGGCCATGTGAACAGTCTCAATGCTTCGGTCGCTGCAAGTTTGATGATGTATGAAGTATTTCGCAAACGACACCCTATTGGTGGTGACAAATAA
- a CDS encoding PIN/TRAM domain-containing protein gives MDFIKLWVVLSYIMIGSVLGIVLIPELFTDFHINHPPVMENSYVTALMGIMTVFILFGWFIPRIAYAIKDIEQYILSYSAIEIIFATIGLFMGLLISVMVSFILEFIGTNFINRVVPILLTLSLGYLGFQFGLKKRDEMLLFLPENMARSMAINARNAVPKIIDTSAIIDGRILKIMEAGFIDGEVLIPQGVINELQMVADSTDSVKRDKGRRGLEILNSVHTSKHPTRIIHPQRSHHDIDDLIVRLAQHYRAHVITTDYNLNKVCSIQGIKVLNVNDLSDAIRPEVHQGDRFDLMITKVGKAPGQGVGYFDDGTMVVVDDAKQYVNQTITLEVISMLQTASGRIIFAKKVEV, from the coding sequence ATGGATTTTATTAAGTTATGGGTTGTTTTATCATACATTATGATTGGTAGTGTCTTAGGTATTGTTTTAATTCCTGAACTTTTTACTGATTTTCATATCAATCACCCTCCCGTGATGGAAAATAGCTATGTGACTGCGTTAATGGGTATTATGACAGTGTTTATCTTGTTTGGCTGGTTTATTCCACGTATTGCTTATGCAATCAAAGATATAGAACAATATATTTTAAGTTACAGTGCGATTGAGATTATCTTTGCAACGATTGGGTTGTTTATGGGCTTACTGATATCGGTGATGGTGTCCTTTATCCTAGAATTCATTGGGACGAACTTTATTAACCGAGTCGTGCCCATCCTACTCACGTTAAGTTTAGGTTATTTAGGGTTTCAATTTGGACTCAAGAAGCGTGATGAAATGCTGTTGTTTTTACCGGAAAATATGGCGCGTTCGATGGCAATCAACGCCCGCAATGCAGTGCCTAAAATTATCGATACGAGCGCCATTATTGATGGGCGTATTTTAAAAATTATGGAAGCGGGCTTTATTGATGGAGAAGTATTGATTCCTCAAGGGGTTATCAATGAGCTTCAAATGGTTGCAGATTCGACGGATAGCGTGAAACGAGATAAAGGGCGCCGCGGTTTAGAAATCTTAAACTCGGTGCACACATCGAAGCACCCTACGCGTATCATTCATCCGCAACGTAGTCATCATGATATTGATGACCTTATTGTTCGTTTAGCACAACACTACCGAGCGCATGTGATTACGACAGATTATAATTTGAACAAAGTATGTAGCATTCAAGGGATAAAAGTGTTGAATGTGAATGACTTATCTGATGCAATACGACCAGAAGTTCATCAAGGAGATCGATTTGACTTAATGATTACAAAGGTTGGCAAAGCGCCGGGGCAAGGTGTCGGTTACTTTGATGATGGAACAATGGTTGTCGTTGATGATGCGAAACAATATGTCAATCAAACGATTACACTCGAAGTGATTAGTATGTTACAAACTGCATCAGGGCGAATTATTTTTGCGAAAAAGGTGGAAGTATAA
- a CDS encoding ATP-dependent Clp protease ATP-binding subunit, with protein sequence MLFGRLTERAQRVLAHAQEEAIRLNHSNIGTEHLLLGLMKEPEGIAAKVLESFNITEEKVIEEVEKLIGHGQQQMGALHYTPRAKKVIELSMDEARKLQHNFVGTEHILLGLIRENEGVAARVFANLDLNITKARAQVVKALGSPEMSNKNTQGAKANNTPTLDGLARDLTVIAKDGTLDPVVGRNAEITRVIEVLSRRTKNNPVLIGEPGVGKTAIAEGLAQAIVNNEVPETLKGKRVMSLDMGTVVAGTKYRGEFEERLKKVMEEIHQAGNVILFIDELHTLIGAGGAEGAIDASNILKPALARGELQCIGATTLDEYRKHIEKDAALERRFQPVQVAEPSVADTIEILKGLRDRYEAHHRINISDEAIVAAAKLSQRYVQDRFLPDKAIDLIDEASSKVRLKSHTTPTNLKEIEQQIEQVKKEKDAAVHAQEFENAANLRDKQTKLEKQYEEAKNEWKNNQGGEHTTLVAEDIAEVIAGWTGIPLTRLNETESDRLLKLEETLHERVIGQNDAVIAVSKAVRRARAGLKDPKRPIGSFIFLGPTGVGKTELARALAEAMFGEEDAMIRVDMSEFMEKHAVSRLVGAPPGYVGHDDGGQLTEKVRRKPYSVILFDEIEKAHPDVFNILLQVLDDGHLTDTKGRRVDFRNTVIIMTSNVGAQELQDQRFAGFGGSSEGQDYETIRKTMMKELKNAFRPEFLNRVDDTIVFHKLNKEELKEIVTMMVGKLTQRLSEQNININVTEAAKDKIAEEGYDPEYGARPLIRAIQKTVEDNLSELILEGKELEGKNVTVDYDGESFQYDIHEREADEDKAVTEA encoded by the coding sequence ATGTTATTTGGAAGATTAACTGAACGTGCGCAACGTGTGTTAGCGCATGCACAAGAAGAAGCAATTCGCTTGAACCATTCCAATATTGGGACGGAACATTTACTACTCGGTTTAATGAAAGAACCTGAAGGCATTGCTGCGAAAGTATTGGAAAGTTTTAACATTACTGAAGAGAAAGTCATTGAAGAAGTCGAAAAATTAATTGGACACGGTCAACAGCAAATGGGGGCGCTACACTATACGCCACGTGCGAAAAAAGTAATCGAATTGTCTATGGATGAAGCACGTAAGTTACAACACAATTTTGTAGGGACAGAACACATTTTACTTGGATTGATCCGTGAAAATGAAGGTGTGGCTGCCCGTGTATTCGCGAACTTAGACCTTAATATTACTAAAGCACGCGCGCAAGTAGTCAAAGCTTTAGGCAGTCCTGAAATGTCTAATAAAAATACGCAAGGTGCGAAAGCGAATAACACACCGACTTTAGATGGATTAGCCCGTGATTTAACGGTCATTGCTAAAGATGGCACATTAGATCCTGTCGTAGGACGTAATGCGGAGATTACACGTGTGATTGAAGTGTTGAGTCGTCGTACGAAAAACAACCCTGTATTGATTGGTGAACCGGGTGTAGGGAAAACAGCCATTGCAGAAGGGCTTGCCCAAGCGATTGTTAACAATGAAGTACCTGAAACACTTAAAGGGAAACGTGTAATGTCATTAGATATGGGAACAGTTGTTGCAGGGACAAAATATCGCGGTGAATTTGAAGAGCGTTTGAAAAAAGTGATGGAAGAAATTCATCAAGCTGGAAATGTGATTTTGTTCATTGACGAATTGCATACCCTTATTGGTGCTGGTGGTGCGGAAGGTGCGATTGATGCGTCTAATATTTTAAAACCTGCATTGGCACGTGGTGAATTGCAATGTATTGGTGCCACAACGTTAGATGAGTATCGGAAACACATTGAAAAAGACGCAGCCCTTGAGCGTCGTTTCCAACCTGTACAAGTTGCTGAGCCGAGCGTAGCGGATACGATTGAAATTTTGAAAGGATTGCGCGATCGTTATGAGGCGCATCATAGAATCAATATTTCAGATGAAGCCATTGTTGCTGCAGCTAAGCTCAGCCAGCGTTATGTACAAGACCGCTTCTTACCGGATAAAGCGATTGACTTAATCGATGAAGCGAGTTCAAAAGTACGTTTGAAAAGTCATACAACACCAACGAATTTAAAAGAAATTGAACAGCAAATCGAACAAGTGAAGAAAGAAAAAGATGCGGCAGTCCATGCTCAAGAGTTTGAAAATGCCGCAAACTTAAGAGATAAACAAACGAAACTTGAGAAACAATATGAAGAAGCTAAAAACGAATGGAAAAACAATCAAGGTGGCGAGCATACAACGTTAGTCGCTGAAGATATTGCAGAAGTCATTGCCGGTTGGACTGGAATTCCGTTGACACGCTTGAATGAAACAGAGTCGGATCGCCTGCTCAAATTAGAAGAGACATTGCACGAACGTGTCATTGGTCAAAATGATGCTGTCATTGCGGTTTCTAAAGCAGTTCGTCGTGCACGTGCGGGATTAAAAGATCCAAAACGTCCAATTGGTAGCTTTATCTTCTTAGGACCTACAGGGGTCGGTAAAACAGAGCTTGCGCGCGCTTTAGCAGAAGCGATGTTTGGAGAAGAAGACGCAATGATACGTGTGGATATGAGTGAATTCATGGAGAAACATGCGGTCAGTCGACTCGTCGGTGCCCCTCCAGGATATGTGGGTCACGATGATGGTGGGCAATTAACTGAAAAAGTTCGCCGTAAACCGTACTCTGTCATTTTATTTGATGAGATTGAAAAAGCACATCCAGATGTCTTTAACATTCTATTACAAGTACTCGATGATGGACATTTAACAGATACGAAAGGACGTCGAGTAGACTTTAGAAATACAGTGATTATTATGACATCTAACGTCGGTGCACAAGAACTCCAAGATCAACGCTTTGCCGGATTCGGTGGTAGTTCGGAAGGACAAGATTACGAAACAATTCGCAAAACGATGATGAAAGAATTGAAAAATGCGTTCCGTCCTGAATTTTTAAACCGTGTTGATGATACGATTGTCTTCCATAAATTAAATAAAGAAGAATTGAAAGAAATTGTTACGATGATGGTCGGTAAGTTAACACAACGCTTGTCTGAACAAAATATTAATATCAATGTGACAGAAGCCGCAAAAGATAAAATTGCTGAAGAAGGCTATGATCCAGAATATGGTGCGCGTCCATTGATTCGTGCCATCCAAAAAACCGTGGAAGATAACTTGAGTGAGTTGATTTTAGAAGGTAAAGAATTGGAAGGTAAAAATGTCACTGTAGATTATGATGGTGAATCATTCCAGTATGACATTCATGAACGTGAAGCAGATGAAGATAAAGCAGTCACAGAAGCATAA
- the radA gene encoding DNA repair protein RadA, giving the protein MAKKKTIFECTACGYQSPKWMGKCPNCGAWNSMEESFEQKTTSPKHGVRSEKASTAKIQKLHDIKQELAPRIQTNSGELNRVLGGGIVEGSLVLIGGDPGIGKSTLLLQMCAALSQEKKVLYVTGEESLNQTKIRADRLDEDASQLNVFAETDLVVIHEAVKQLEPDLIVVDSIQTIYHPEISSAPGSVSQVRESTQSLMHIAKQMNIATFIVGHVTKEGQIAGPRLLEHMVDTVLYFEGDEHHAYRILRAVKNRFGSTNEMGIFEMKQSGLKSVMNPSEMFLEERSTNVAGSTIVATMEGTRPLLIEVQALVTPTTFNNPRRMATGIDHNRLSLLMAVLEKKEGYLLQQQDAYIKVAGGVKLSEPAVDLSIIVATASSFKDQAVDGLDCFIGEVGLTGEVRRVSRIEQRVQEAAKLGFKRAIIPKNNIGGWHFPKGIEVIGVTSVNEALKYALK; this is encoded by the coding sequence GTGGCAAAAAAGAAAACGATATTTGAATGTACCGCTTGTGGTTATCAATCACCGAAATGGATGGGAAAATGTCCGAACTGTGGGGCATGGAATTCAATGGAAGAATCTTTTGAACAAAAGACAACCAGTCCGAAACATGGGGTACGCTCAGAGAAAGCATCAACAGCAAAGATACAAAAATTGCATGACATCAAGCAAGAACTCGCACCACGGATTCAAACGAATAGCGGTGAATTGAATCGTGTGCTCGGTGGTGGCATCGTAGAAGGTTCTCTCGTCCTCATTGGTGGGGATCCAGGTATCGGAAAGTCAACTTTATTACTACAAATGTGTGCGGCGTTATCACAAGAGAAAAAAGTACTGTATGTCACAGGGGAAGAATCACTCAATCAAACTAAAATAAGAGCAGATCGATTGGATGAAGATGCAAGCCAATTGAATGTTTTTGCTGAGACGGATTTGGTGGTTATTCATGAAGCGGTGAAGCAGTTAGAACCGGATTTGATTGTTGTGGACTCCATTCAAACCATCTATCATCCGGAAATTAGTTCTGCACCGGGATCTGTTTCGCAAGTCCGTGAAAGCACGCAAAGTCTGATGCATATTGCTAAACAAATGAACATTGCGACGTTTATTGTAGGGCATGTGACAAAAGAAGGCCAGATTGCGGGGCCGCGTTTACTCGAGCACATGGTGGATACGGTACTGTATTTTGAAGGAGATGAGCATCACGCATATCGTATTTTAAGAGCAGTTAAAAACCGCTTCGGCTCGACGAATGAGATGGGGATCTTTGAAATGAAACAATCGGGATTGAAAAGTGTAATGAATCCCTCAGAAATGTTTTTAGAAGAACGATCAACTAATGTTGCGGGTTCTACGATTGTTGCGACAATGGAAGGGACACGCCCGTTACTTATTGAAGTGCAAGCATTAGTGACACCGACAACGTTTAATAATCCGAGACGTATGGCGACGGGGATCGACCATAATCGCCTTAGCCTATTGATGGCGGTATTGGAGAAAAAAGAAGGCTATTTACTTCAACAACAAGACGCCTATATTAAAGTGGCTGGAGGCGTGAAGTTGTCCGAGCCGGCAGTGGATTTGAGTATCATTGTTGCAACGGCGTCTAGTTTCAAAGATCAGGCAGTAGATGGTCTGGATTGCTTTATTGGTGAGGTAGGACTTACAGGTGAAGTCAGACGTGTATCAAGAATAGAACAACGTGTGCAAGAAGCAGCAAAATTAGGTTTCAAACGTGCAATTATTCCTAAAAATAATATTGGAGGATGGCATTTTCCGAAAGGGATTGAAGTGATAGGCGTTACCTCAGTGAATGAAGCGTTAAAATACGCATTAAAATAA